The genomic segment GAAGCGGCGTTTCTTGCCCATGTGGCCTTTATCGCGGCGAATCCGGGCGTGCCTCGCGTCATGTTTCACGAACTACAGTACCCGGGCGATTCACCGGTGCGCACGGAAGTGCGGGCGATGATTACCAACTACCGAAAACAGCTTGCGCTGCTGTTTGCGCAGGCGAAGGCGGCTGGCGAGTTACCGGCCAGCCTCGACCCTTCAATCCCGCCAATACTGTTTATCGGCGCGGTCCAAGGCTTGGTCATCCAATCCGCACTCGCGGGCGACGAGGCCGGAATGATGAAACGTGCGCGGCAGTTACTGCCGTTACTTCTCGACGGCTATCGCGGACAGGAAAAATAATGAAGACACCTTTCGGTCGCAAAACCCTGCTGATCGCCGCCGGCATCTTGGTTGCCGCATTGCTCGCCTGGCTGATAATGAGCCAGGGGCCGCTCGCGCCGGTGAAGGTGACGGTGGCGAAGGTCGAACAGGGCCCGCTGGTGGCAAGCACATTTGGTATCGGCACCATTGAGGCGCGACGCAGCTACGCGCTGGGTCCCACTTTCGCGAGCCGCGTGGCGCGCGTACATGTCGACCAGGGCGACGTGGTCAAGGCAGGTCAATTGCTTGCGGAACTGGATCCGGTCGATCTGGAAGATCGCGTCGCCAGCGGCCGCCTCGCCGCGGAACGCGCCGCAAGCACTGTCCGCGCGGCAGAAGCACAGCTGGTGGAAGCGCAAAGCCGCGCAAAACTTGCCGTTGCGGCCGCTAAGCGCTCGACCGAACTGCGTGCACAAGGGTTCGTCAGCCAGGAAGCAGCTGACGCCAAAGGGCACGAAGCCAATGCCGCGAAAGCCGCGGCGGACGCCACCAACGCGCAACTGGTCGCGGCACGGCGCGACCATGAGCGCGTGCTGGCCGATGCCGCCGGAGTTGGCAAGCTACGTGCGCAGGCGCGACTGGTGAGTCCCGTCGATGGCGTGGTCAGCGCACGGCTCGTCGAGCCCGGAACCACCATCGTTGCCGGACAAGCGGTGGTACAAATCATCGATCCGACTAGCCTCTGGATCAAGGCGCGAATCGACCAGGGCCAAGCGGGCGGCGTGCGCGTGGGGCA from the Betaproteobacteria bacterium genome contains:
- a CDS encoding TetR/AcrR family transcriptional regulator; this translates as MNEINAPTKLRAMPRKRMATDARQREIVATVLALARERGPDAITTQAIADRIGVTQGALFRHFPDKEAIWLAVFVWVRESLGAMFAKATEKPTSPLAKIEAAFLAHVAFIAANPGVPRVMFHELQYPGDSPVRTEVRAMITNYRKQLALLFAQAKAAGELPASLDPSIPPILFIGAVQGLVIQSALAGDEAGMMKRARQLLPLLLDGYRGQEK
- a CDS encoding efflux RND transporter periplasmic adaptor subunit; protein product: MKTPFGRKTLLIAAGILVAALLAWLIMSQGPLAPVKVTVAKVEQGPLVASTFGIGTIEARRSYALGPTFASRVARVHVDQGDVVKAGQLLAELDPVDLEDRVASGRLAAERAASTVRAAEAQLVEAQSRAKLAVAAAKRSTELRAQGFVSQEAADAKGHEANAAKAAADATNAQLVAARRDHERVLADAAGVGKLRAQARLVSPVDGVVSARLVEPGTTIVAGQAVVQIIDPTSLWIKARIDQGQAGGVRVGQPAVVVLRSDAKRTWPGQVQRVDWVSDAVTEERVVNVGFTARPETLSVGELVEVTIHTADLANVRSVPAAAVKRLERQDGVWQVIDGRVTFRPVKVGITTLDGRSQILDGLSTGDEVVVHSEQAMKPDAKIKVVPAIVRANP